The following proteins are co-located in the Peromyscus maniculatus bairdii isolate BWxNUB_F1_BW_parent chromosome 23, HU_Pman_BW_mat_3.1, whole genome shotgun sequence genome:
- the LOC143270529 gene encoding uncharacterized protein LOC143270529, giving the protein MLLEDKKKLQGEQILLQESCEEAKRLCEEAHGKMYDLWTRQLQEHQRLEENLQSLMKQKELFTKQGDLAVKLQHHFTVSQMRFENLQQELEQTTAQEESLLQMELLGQKHYVPGK; this is encoded by the exons atgTTGCTAGAAGACAAGAAGaagctgcagggggagcagattttactacaagagtcctgtgaggaggcaaagaggctctgtgaggaggctCATGGAAAGAtgtatgacctctggacaaggcagctgcag gaacatcaaagacttgaggaaaatctccagtccctgatgaagcagaaggagctgttcACCAAGCAAGgggacttggcagtaaagctgcagcatcacttcactgtgtcccagatgag gtttgaaaacctccagcaggaactggagcagaccacagcccaggaagagagcctcctgcagatggagctgctggggcagaaacactatgttccaggcaagtaa